The Candidatus Margulisiibacteriota bacterium genome has a window encoding:
- a CDS encoding DNA adenine methylase → MQQNLFLENRETDQENKKTVNVASIPQRSLFRYPGGKTWFVPTFRKWLKSKHKKPSLLIEPFAGGGIISLTAIFENMADKALLVELDEQVAAVWQSLVDGHANWLINKILNFELNLNNLSSELNKSHSDVRNKAFQTILKNRTYHGGILAAGSGLVKYGENGKGLLSRWYPLTLAKRIKAINYIKNKLLFLQGDGMDVMSKYSPKSDVAYFIDPPYTAGGKRAGARLYRHYDIDHEHLFALCKTLKGDFILTYDNAEEVKALAYKYGFKAKPISMKNTHHAEMTELVIGKDLSWL, encoded by the coding sequence ATGCAACAGAATCTCTTTCTCGAAAATCGAGAAACTGATCAAGAAAACAAGAAAACAGTTAATGTGGCTTCAATACCACAACGCAGCCTATTCCGTTACCCTGGCGGCAAAACATGGTTTGTTCCGACCTTTCGTAAATGGCTAAAAAGCAAACACAAAAAGCCATCATTACTCATTGAACCATTCGCTGGTGGGGGCATTATTAGCCTTACGGCTATATTTGAAAATATGGCTGATAAAGCTTTACTTGTGGAGTTAGATGAACAAGTTGCCGCTGTTTGGCAATCACTAGTAGACGGCCATGCCAACTGGTTGATTAACAAAATATTAAATTTCGAACTAAACCTAAATAATCTATCTTCAGAATTAAACAAAAGCCATTCGGACGTAAGAAACAAAGCATTTCAAACTATATTGAAGAATAGAACTTATCATGGTGGTATATTAGCTGCGGGATCAGGCCTGGTAAAGTATGGAGAAAATGGCAAAGGATTATTATCTCGGTGGTATCCACTCACTTTAGCAAAACGAATAAAAGCCATTAATTATATAAAAAATAAGCTGCTGTTTTTACAAGGGGATGGCATGGATGTTATGAGCAAATACTCCCCAAAAAGTGATGTGGCCTACTTTATCGATCCTCCTTATACTGCAGGAGGGAAAAGGGCCGGAGCAAGGCTATATAGGCATTACGATATAGATCATGAACATTTATTCGCATTATGTAAAACATTAAAGGGCGATTTTATTCTTACCTATGACAACGCCGAGGAAGTAAAAGCATTAGCTTATAAATATGGGTTTAAAGCAAAGCCAATATCAATGAAAAACACACATCATGCAGAAATGACCGAACTTGTAATCGGGAAAGACCTCTCCTGGCTTTAA